One genomic region from Streptomyces sp. NBC_00582 encodes:
- a CDS encoding YtxH domain-containing protein, whose protein sequence is MRYKLTFLVGLTVGYVLGTRAGRERYEQLKKSARQVAQNPAVRNTAETAAQQGRQYAGKAYHAVSTKVGDRMPESVAGRVRSLRDRSAHNGAEDDWGTSTT, encoded by the coding sequence ATGCGCTACAAGCTGACGTTCCTCGTCGGGCTCACCGTCGGTTACGTGCTGGGCACGCGCGCCGGTCGTGAGCGCTACGAGCAGCTGAAGAAGTCCGCGCGGCAGGTCGCGCAGAACCCCGCCGTACGCAACACCGCCGAGACGGCCGCCCAGCAGGGCCGCCAGTACGCGGGCAAGGCGTACCACGCGGTCAGCACCAAGGTCGGCGACCGCATGCCCGAGTCCGTGGCCGGCCGGGTCCGCTCCCTGCGCGACCGCAGCGCCCACAACGGCGCCGAGGACGACTGGGGCACCAGCACCACGTAA